A segment of the Hallerella succinigenes genome:
ATTGCCGGGAGCGGAAGAATACAACCTGCCGCCACAATGCTATGGCTGTTCAAAATCACGGCGCCATCGTGCAAAGCAGAATTCGGAAAGAACAGCGCACGCAAAAGGCGCGAACTGATGCGGGCGTTCAAAAGTTCACCGGTATCCGCATAATTGCGAAGACCCACACGGTTTTCCAAAACGATCAGCGCACCGAATTGGTTCTTCGCCAAGTCCTGCACAGCCGCGCCGATTTCTTCTGCGATCAGTTCAAGACCGCTCTGGTGAAAGAAAAGATTCTTCAGGTTCATCTTTCCCACCGATTGACCGATACGCGTCAAGGCTCCGCGGATTTCCGGCTGGAAAAGAATCACGATCGCGATAATGCCGAGGGTAGCAAGATTGCTCAACAGCCAAACGACCGTATGCAGATCCCACCACTGCGCAAGGATCCAGCCGATCAGCAGCAGGCCACCGCCGACAAACATCTGCACGGCGCGTGTTCCGCGGAAGAGCAAAAACACGTAATAGGCGACAATCGACACAAGGAAAATGTCGAGAATGTCGGCAAAACGGACATCGATGACTCCAAACAGCTTAAACAGATTCATTTGCGGAATGCCTTTAAGAGTTGAAGGGATTCCACAGCTTCCTTGACATCGTGAACGCGGATTACCGTGGCACCGCTCAGGGCCGTGAAAATTCCAGAGATGACTGTCGGAATCAGACGGTCGCTTTTTTCAAGCCCCGAGATTTTTCCGATATAGGATTTGCGGGACATCCCGTAGAGAACGGGGAAGCCCGTTTGTACAAACGTTTCCACGCTTGCGATCAAATCGAGATTGTTCTGCAGGTCTTTTCCAAAACCGATGCCCGGATCGAGGCAGATTGTTTTTTCATCGACGCCCAGGTCGATTAATTTCTGAGCGGCAAAAAGAAGTTCACGTTCCACGTCAGCGACAACATCCTGATACGGAGCATAGTCCTGCTGCATCGTTCCAAAGTTGCCACGCATGTGGTTGAGCACGCTTGCGGCT
Coding sequences within it:
- the cdaA gene encoding diadenylate cyclase CdaA; this encodes MNLFKLFGVIDVRFADILDIFLVSIVAYYVFLLFRGTRAVQMFVGGGLLLIGWILAQWWDLHTVVWLLSNLATLGIIAIVILFQPEIRGALTRIGQSVGKMNLKNLFFHQSGLELIAEEIGAAVQDLAKNQFGALIVLENRVGLRNYADTGELLNARISSRLLRALFFPNSALHDGAVILNSHSIVAAGCILPLPAITSEQDSGYGMRHRAAKALAAECDAMVIVVSEETGYISIAYRASLRRKLSVKEVEEEIKRHWHDLFEGDSSKK